CTCTCTTCGCTGCTGCCGCCGGAGCAGCCGTTGCCGAAGGTAAAGCCGCAGCCGGCTTTGTCGCCGAAGCTGTTTTCCACCATTTCTTTGTGCGAAGTCGGAATCACAAAGCGGTCTTCATAATTGGCAATCGCCATGATTTGATACATGTCCTCCACCATCTCGGGCGTGAGGCCGGTGCCTTCCAGCGTTTGCGCCAGCGTTTCGCCGTGAACCACTTGTCCGCGTTTGAAACGGCGCATGGCAATCATGCGTTCGAGCGCGAATTTGATCGGCTCGACTTTACCTGCGGTGAGCAGGTTGGCCAGATATTTCAGCGGGATGCGCATTTCGTCCACGCTCGGGATGATGCCGTTTTCGCCCACCAAACCGTTTTCGATGGCAGATTGAATCGGCGAGAGCGGCGGGATATACCAAACCATCGGCAAGGTGCGGTATTCGGGGTGCAGCGGGAACGCCACTTTCCACTCCATCGCCATTTTGTACACCGGCGATTGTTTGGCCGCATCAATCCAACTTTGGCTGATGCCCTGTTTCAAGGCTTCTCGTTGTATTTCGGGGTCGTGCGGATTCAAGAACACGCCCAATTGCTGTTCGTACAAATCTTGCGGGTTGGCTACCGAAGCGGCCTGTTCGATTTTGTCTGCGTCATACAGCAGCACGCCCAAATAACGGATGCGGCCTACGCAGGTTTCGGAACACACGGTCGGCTGGCCGCCTTCGATACGCGGGTAGCAGAACGTGCATTTTTCGGCCTTGCCCGAAGTCCAGTTGTAGTAGATTTTTTTGTAGGGGCAGCCGGATACGCACATGCGCCAGCCGCGGCATTTGTCTTGGTCGATCAACACGATACCGTCGTCTTCACGCTTGTAAATGCTGCCGGAAGGGCAGGACGCCACGCAGGTCGGG
This portion of the Neisseria canis genome encodes:
- the narH gene encoding nitrate reductase subunit beta, with protein sequence MKIRAQVGMVLNLDKCIGCHTCSVTCKNVWTSRDGVEYAWFNNVETKPGIGFPKNWEDQNKWNGGWVRKPDGKLVPKQGGKLKILANIFANPNMPKIDDYYEPFTYDYEHLQNAPKMKTPPTARPISVLTGKKMDKVEWGPNWEDDLAGEFEKRAKDVLFEGIQKDMHAAFEQTFMMYLPRLCEHCLNPTCVASCPSGSIYKREDDGIVLIDQDKCRGWRMCVSGCPYKKIYYNWTSGKAEKCTFCYPRIEGGQPTVCSETCVGRIRYLGVLLYDADKIEQAASVANPQDLYEQQLGVFLNPHDPEIQREALKQGISQSWIDAAKQSPVYKMAMEWKVAFPLHPEYRTLPMVWYIPPLSPIQSAIENGLVGENGIIPSVDEMRIPLKYLANLLTAGKVEPIKFALERMIAMRRFKRGQVVHGETLAQTLEGTGLTPEMVEDMYQIMAIANYEDRFVIPTSHKEMVENSFGDKAGCGFTFGNGCSGGSSEESLFGKRKGAPIIFHGLRKDAEKNREEGVR